In Ascochyta rabiei chromosome 11, complete sequence, the following are encoded in one genomic region:
- a CDS encoding 40S ribosomal protein S22: MVKTSVLNDALNAINNAEKAGKRQVMIRPSSKVIVKFLTVMQRHGYIGEFEEVDDHRNGKIVIQLNGRINKTGVISPRYNVQLRDMEKWVVKLLPSRQFGYIVLTTSAGIMDHEEARRKHVAGKILGFFY; the protein is encoded by the exons ATGGTCAAGACTTCCGTCCTCAACGATGCGCTCAACGCCATCAACAACGCTGAGAAGGCCGGCAAGCGCCAGGTCATGATCCGCCCTTCCTCCAAGGTCATTGTCAAGTTCTTGACCGTCATGCAGCGTCACG GCTACATTGGCGAGTTCGAAGAGGTCGACGACCACCGCAACGGCAAGATCGTTATCCAGCTTAACGGCCGCATCAACAAGACCGGTGTCATCTCCCCCCGCTACAACGTCCAGCTCCGCGACATGGAGAAGTGGGTTGTCAAGCTCCTGCCCTCGCGTCAATTCGGTTACATCGTCCTGACCACCTCCGCCGGCATCATGGACCACGAGGAGGCTCGCCGCAAGCACGTTGCTGGCAAGATCCTCGGTTTCTTCTACTAG
- a CDS encoding Alkaline phosphatase: protein MKLQLLSLLPLASTAIASWSKNLNYRSPSEHHPGLGISIHRVVKRNDPQSSYDTASLNFTHGVASGDPYPNSVILWTRVAPQSDNSQSNLTVSGYASLYDHDNEKYVHVSKSPICVEYKVASDQNLTSTVESGKVYTSSDVDFTVKVEAKNLKPYNTYYYQFNVCNSSNKSPLGRTKTTPNADDDITNVSIAVYSCANYPFGFFNAYGNVARKDSVDYVVFLGDYIYEYENGYYGWGNSLGRIPLPDREIFSLYDYRKRLATYRTDLDLVESHQKFPWIPVWDDHEVADNTYRDGMAELNNTEDSFIKDGVGVAVDQRKMNAVRAYFEWMPIRQVDMDDNLRIWRSFSIGKLVDLTMLDTRQYDRSITDLYWNTDYVHEISNDAGRSLMGSRQENWFYRSLSESAERGATWRVIGSQIVFSRVNQSAAYGNDNPLNYDAWDGYQANRNRTLNHLYSNNINNNIFLAGDSHASWVSDLVWLGEKEYNKSTGSGSIGVEFAGSAVTSPCPYGANISLATANNYSSWIQNANDELQWQDLYYRGYFELHFTHDKVDANFFGLPTVVTRNGWEIPIANFTVLAGENKLQRPVAGGVVESGSLKFGKVVQNNITLDTNNGTWFVSQANLEVL, encoded by the exons ATGAAACTTCAGCTTCTATCGTTGCTGCCATTGGCGTCGACCGCCATTGCCAGCTGGTCGAAGAACCTGAACTATCGTTCCCCGTCTGAGCACCATCCCGGGCTCGGCATCTCCATCCATCGAGTTGTCAAGAGGAACGACCCACAGTCCAGCTACGATACCGCATCCTTGAACTTTACTCACGGCGTTGCGTCTGGCGACCCGTACCCGAACAGCGTCATATTGTGGACTCGTGTTGCGCCGCAGAGTGACAACTCGCAGTCGAACTTGACGGTCTCTGGATATGCTTCACTTTACGACCATGATAACGAGAAATATGTTCACGTATCAAAGTCGCCAATCTGCGTCGAGTACAAGGTCGCGTCAGACCAGAATCTCACCAGCACGGTGGAGTCTGGCAAGGTTTACACTAGCTCAGACGTCGACTTTACTGTAAAG GTTGAAGCAAAAAACCTGAAACCGTACAACACTTATTACTACCAATTCAACGTCTGCAACTCGAGCAACAAGAGTCCACTCGGACGAACAAAAACAACACCAAACGCGGACGACGACATCACAAATGTCTCAATCGCTGTCTACAGTTGCGCGAACTACCCATTCGGCTTTTTCAATGCGTACGGCAACGTTGCCCGAAAG GACTCAGTGGACTACGTAGTTTTCCTCGGTGATTATATCTACGAATACGAGAACGGCTACTATGGCTGGGGGAACAGCCTGGGACGTATTCCTCTGCCCGACCGCGAGATTTTCAGTCTATACGACTACCGCAAGCGTCTGGCTACCTATCGCACCGACTTGGATCTTGTCGAGAGTCATCAGAAGTTTCCTTGGATCCCTGTATGGGATGACCACGAAGTAGCAGACAACACCTACCGTGACGGTATG GCTGAGTTGAACAACACAGAGGACTCTTTCATTAAAGATGGTGTAGGCGTTGCTGTAGATCAACGTAAGATGAATGCCGTCCGCGCATACTTCGAGTGGATGCCTATCAGGCAAGTGGACATGGACGACAATCTCCGTATCTGGCGCTCGTTCTCCATCGGCAAGCTAGTCGACTTAACGATGTTAGATACTCGGCAGTACGACCGCTCAATAACTGATCTTTACTGGAATACCGACTACGTGCACGAAATTTCCAACGACGCAGGACGATCACTCATGGGCTCCCGCCAAGAGAACTGGTTCTACAGAAGTCTTTCAGAGTCGGCTGAGCGCGGTGCCACCTGGCGAGTGATAGGCTCGCAGATCGTGTTTTCACGCGTAAACCAGTCAGCGGCCTATGGCAACGATAACCCTTTGAACTACGACGCCTGGGACGGATATCAAGCGAACAGGAACCGCACTCTGAATCACCTATACAgcaacaacatcaacaacaacatcttTCTTGCTGGTGACAGCCACGCTTCCTGGGTCAGCGACCTTGTCTGGTTGGGCGAAAAGGAGTACAACAAGAGCACGGGTAGCGGAAGCATTGGTGTCGAGTTCGCCGGTAGTGCTGTGACTTCGCCATGCCCATACGGTGCAAACATCAGTCTCGCTACTGCAAACAACTACTCTTCGTGGATCCAAAACGCGAACGATGAGCTCCAATGGCAGGACCTGTACTATCGTGGATACTTTGAGCTCCACTTTACCCACGACAAGGTCGATGCAAACTTCTTTGGTCTGCCGACTGTTGTTACCAGAAACGGATGGGAGATCCCCATTGCGAATTTCACCGTCCTTGCTGGCGAGAACAAGCTGCAACGACCTGTGGCAGGAGGAGTCGTCGAAAGTGGAAGTCTTAAATTTGGAAAAGTCGTGCAGAACAACATCACTCTTGATACAAATAATGGCACATGGTTTGTGAGCCAGGCCAACTTGGAGGTACTGTAA